The following nucleotide sequence is from Thermococcus sp..
GTTTCTCAATCTTCATGTCGTGGTAGGTTATGGCCTTCACTTCCTCCTTTGGCTCGTGCTTCTCGCTCAGCGCTTCACCACAGGCCTTAGCCTTGAGTTTGTACCCATCCTCTGTCTTCTCTATCTCGACCTTCACGTCTCCAAATACAAGCCCCTCCATGTCATGAAGCACGAGGAGTTCCTCAAGGAACGAATAGAGGAGTGCCTCCAAGTCCTCTTCCTCAACCTCTACCTCCCTGCACTCCCTCGGCTCGACCTTCTTCACGTCAACCATAACGTCGAAAAGGCCAAGCGCTACCGCCTCAAAGGCCTCCTCAAGGGTTGAACCATAACCGCGAACGCCTATGTCAGCGGTGTGCTCGTAATGCTCCCAGGTTCTCATTTCCCCCACCTCACCCATAATTCTCCTTTCTCTATCGTCTCTCATCTTCGGATGAGTTTTCCAAGTGAAATCCCATCAACGTTTATGGGTTCAAAGAACTTTTACACCTCATTCATGTGGTTTCCCCGTTTAGTTCTAGCCATCTGACTTATAAACCCCACCAATCGAAACCGTTAATTAGACCGCCATCGAAAAGACACCGGTGGTGGCATGAGGGAGGTAACACCGAAAAAAATCCGCGAGATGAAGGGGAGGGAGAAAATCACGATGGTTACAGCATACGATTATCCCTCCGCGCTTCTGGCCGATAGAGCAGGGATTGACATCGTCTTCGTTGGCGATTCCCTTGGGATGGTTGTTTACGGCGATGAGAACACGCTGAACGTGACCATGGAGCAGATGGTATTCCACACGAGGGCTGTGGCAAGGGCTGTAAAGAGAGCACTGGTTTTGGCGGACATGCCCTTTTCCAGCTATGAGGTGAGCGTTGAGGAGGGCGTTAGGAACGCCGTAAGATTGATTCAGGCCGGAGCTGATGCAGTGAAGATTGAGGGCGGTACCGACCACGAGAAGCTCGTGAAAAAGCTCGTAAGAATGGGAATTCCGGTCATAGGGCACACGGGTTTAACGCCCCAGCGATACCTCAGGCTCGGTGGCTACAGAATTATGGGTGAGACGGAAGAAGAAATAGAGGAGATTCTTAGGGACGCGAAGGCCCTTGAAAGGGCAGGAGCCTTTGCCGTTGTCCTTGAGTTTACCCTAGCAGATGTTGCAAAACTTGTAACCGAAGAAGTTTCAATTCCGACCATAGGGATAGGCTCCGGGCCATGGGTCGATGGGCAGGTTCTTGTATGGCACGACGTCCTTGGAATCTATGAGAACTCACCGCCCTTCGCGAAACGCTATGCCAACCTGAACGAGGTCATTATAAAGGCCCTTAAGGACTACAACCGCGAGGTTAAAGTTGGAGAATTTCCAAGCGGTGAGCACTACTGGGAGTATCAGGATAAGGAGGACTTTGAGAGAAAGGCGAAGGATGTTCTCAAAAGGCTTAACTTATGAGTTCTTTTAACGACTTTTTGGATACCTTCCAATTTTATGGCCTTTAAGTCCTTCTTTGTAACTACTCTCTAGTTTTGGATTGTTTAAACTTCAAGGTTTATAAAGGATTATTGTGGATTTTCTAATGGTGGCAGTGATATGTTCAACGTAACGAAGGGTGCGAGGGGCAACAAGGGGCTCACCGCGATGGTCTTCGCGTTCTCAGTGGTGGCAGTCGTGTTCATCGGTTTCGTAGTGGCTACCGGTTCAACCGCCACCTAC
It contains:
- a CDS encoding archease — encoded protein: MRTWEHYEHTADIGVRGYGSTLEEAFEAVALGLFDVMVDVKKVEPRECREVEVEEEDLEALLYSFLEELLVLHDMEGLVFGDVKVEIEKTEDGYKLKAKACGEALSEKHEPKEEVKAITYHDMKIEKLPDGRWMAQFVPDL
- the panB gene encoding 3-methyl-2-oxobutanoate hydroxymethyltransferase, with protein sequence MREVTPKKIREMKGREKITMVTAYDYPSALLADRAGIDIVFVGDSLGMVVYGDENTLNVTMEQMVFHTRAVARAVKRALVLADMPFSSYEVSVEEGVRNAVRLIQAGADAVKIEGGTDHEKLVKKLVRMGIPVIGHTGLTPQRYLRLGGYRIMGETEEEIEEILRDAKALERAGAFAVVLEFTLADVAKLVTEEVSIPTIGIGSGPWVDGQVLVWHDVLGIYENSPPFAKRYANLNEVIIKALKDYNREVKVGEFPSGEHYWEYQDKEDFERKAKDVLKRLNL